One Sulfurimonas sp. C5 genomic region harbors:
- a CDS encoding choice-of-anchor L domain-containing protein, with protein MKKLLKLLMILSSLTSFLSAATSCIGTTANCSYNVTATELANKIQGIGITISNPVITHGNGKQVGIFSNGINGANLELDEGIILTGMNVQESFTTNSTWNTSIQESGTYNDPDLTAIDSGAIYNPVIFEFDVTLDENTRLLLIDYQFASEEYNEYVGSQFNDTFGFFVSGGDLNQTYNIARVVDNQTYVTINNINNYAPVTVNNVNNGSVGAYDDATPQILTNSAYFIDNDGNNNGGTSPVLVEYDGLTHTLHATLDNLTPGETYHFKMALADTSDALWDTGVFINKINGLREPSLCYDYSYKQNGIYLTAGFDPVMGPYISADNVTPNDPIQVAMYFKNTQQSEITTSNIKVNVLDINTSQAIYAPQSVYVTDPGSLYETHIDDSTLSVSNSYIQNIPVSSFGAFEYFYTYFSLNPLSSSLNLPIKARIDYDITIPLSLTQSITIPRSSLIDSDIPMCGGGNSAFTPVYGRFNVIENGLYTNDTDYYYNLNTQITGRTGNLSVAAVDANSTDLHDLIPVTTVVGIDILDLNAFHDTAATCSESANSISDRVWVVFDNSSTTPLNTGDVQFNAQAAENAALRIAFFDDGNGSILQLEKVTKNGEVRWNVLNFPDAVKKGDCLADIAQGNDTIAQWCSNAGTNFNSAMTKPELDICMKCVYGYNTNLVCARDNFAIRPEAFLIHIDDQNQTTNPGIRLTNNLSGVTSPLLTTLNLASGYNYTLDINATNHLNNNASAGYNVFLSTTNGTKATYVWSPPAAKDVSGCNDTNEHNITIKMANGESYDTDGSIYQVGNYLLHLEDTSWTSVDSIPPAHHSSAHFASGPDCVLNSNYAASTSQFDNLNGCNISSVHTNPDNNIVYKDISIAFHPYQFDITNTVTVGDSNKTTAEQPFIYMANIDSNPTISVHLNSIIQAHGADGAAALSNYVTQCYSEDTAFKISKSSTSSPLLQLRYNLNDLNATDIKVYDQNGTIAPGNMNKNISVVLPSTYWTKTLNGSLKLRTNINFDRNVSRAINPENINYTRLDINDSAHKFTADLDSNNFADGNRTVNKLVHHYYGKTIAPKVTVLCNGTPCTTGNDASNVHKTQALVYFSIYCNPRDPGIVCSPGNTVNNNLPLGSIQTNDIRWWTNPYHDRNIVSGLNTPGVDGIVGTISEVNYNNVAETARTLINNFTYETKLQYNGNNGLPYDAVMQMQSSPWLIYNETNAGATTNQFTVEFMGNSDWSGKYEEDSTTDTKIAPSTDRRIMW; from the coding sequence ATGAAAAAGTTACTAAAATTATTAATGATACTCAGTTCTTTAACATCTTTTTTATCTGCTGCAACTAGTTGTATAGGGACAACTGCAAATTGTTCTTACAATGTAACTGCAACTGAATTAGCAAATAAAATTCAAGGTATTGGAATTACAATTAGCAATCCTGTAATTACTCATGGAAATGGGAAGCAAGTAGGTATTTTTTCTAATGGTATTAATGGAGCTAATTTAGAACTTGACGAAGGAATTATCTTAACAGGGATGAATGTCCAAGAGTCTTTTACAACTAACAGTACTTGGAATACGTCTATCCAAGAGTCTGGTACATATAATGATCCAGATTTAACTGCCATTGATAGTGGTGCTATTTACAATCCTGTTATTTTTGAATTTGATGTTACATTGGATGAGAATACACGACTTTTATTAATAGATTATCAATTTGCTTCTGAAGAATACAATGAGTATGTTGGTTCACAATTTAATGATACTTTTGGATTTTTTGTCTCTGGTGGAGATTTAAATCAAACATACAATATTGCAAGAGTAGTAGATAATCAGACATATGTAACTATTAATAATATAAATAATTATGCACCTGTTACCGTAAATAATGTTAATAATGGCTCCGTTGGGGCTTATGATGATGCTACTCCTCAAATTTTAACAAATAGTGCTTATTTTATTGACAATGACGGTAATAACAATGGTGGAACATCACCTGTACTTGTTGAATATGATGGATTAACACACACCCTGCATGCAACTTTAGATAACTTAACACCAGGGGAAACATATCATTTCAAGATGGCACTTGCTGATACATCTGATGCTCTCTGGGATACTGGTGTTTTTATTAATAAGATAAATGGTTTACGTGAACCAAGTTTATGTTATGACTATTCGTATAAACAAAACGGTATTTATCTTACAGCTGGTTTCGATCCTGTGATGGGCCCTTATATTAGTGCTGACAATGTAACTCCAAATGATCCTATTCAAGTTGCTATGTATTTCAAAAATACACAACAATCAGAAATTACTACAAGTAATATCAAAGTGAATGTTTTAGATATTAATACCTCACAGGCTATTTATGCTCCACAAAGTGTTTATGTAACTGATCCGGGAAGCCTTTATGAAACACATATCGATGACAGTACTCTTTCAGTGAGTAATAGTTATATTCAGAACATTCCTGTCTCATCATTTGGAGCATTTGAATATTTTTATACTTATTTTTCTTTAAATCCATTATCAAGCAGCTTAAATTTACCAATAAAAGCACGTATTGATTACGATATTACTATTCCTCTCTCTTTAACACAAAGTATAACTATTCCAAGATCAAGTTTAATAGATTCTGATATACCTATGTGTGGAGGTGGAAACTCTGCTTTTACGCCTGTGTATGGACGTTTTAATGTTATAGAAAACGGTCTATACACTAATGACACCGACTATTATTACAATCTCAACACGCAAATAACAGGAAGGACTGGAAATCTTAGTGTAGCTGCTGTTGATGCAAATAGCACAGATCTGCATGATTTAATACCTGTAACAACCGTTGTTGGTATTGATATTCTTGATCTTAATGCCTTCCATGACACAGCAGCTACATGTAGTGAATCAGCTAATAGTATTAGTGATCGTGTCTGGGTAGTTTTTGATAATTCATCAACTACTCCTTTAAATACTGGAGATGTACAATTTAATGCTCAAGCTGCAGAAAATGCAGCACTTAGAATTGCTTTCTTTGATGATGGTAACGGTTCAATTCTTCAACTCGAAAAAGTAACAAAGAACGGTGAGGTCCGTTGGAATGTTCTTAACTTCCCGGATGCAGTAAAAAAAGGTGACTGTTTAGCAGATATCGCACAAGGTAACGATACGATTGCTCAATGGTGTAGTAATGCAGGTACTAACTTTAATTCAGCAATGACTAAACCCGAACTAGATATTTGTATGAAGTGTGTGTACGGTTATAATACTAATTTAGTTTGTGCAAGAGATAATTTCGCTATCAGACCCGAAGCTTTTTTAATACATATTGATGATCAAAATCAAACTACTAATCCAGGTATTAGACTTACAAACAATCTTTCTGGTGTTACGTCACCGTTATTAACTACACTCAATTTAGCATCTGGCTATAACTATACTTTAGATATAAATGCAACAAACCATCTAAATAATAATGCTTCAGCTGGATATAATGTATTTTTATCTACTACTAATGGTACAAAAGCAACCTATGTTTGGTCTCCGCCTGCTGCCAAAGATGTATCGGGGTGTAATGATACAAATGAGCACAATATCACTATCAAAATGGCTAACGGAGAAAGTTACGATACAGATGGTTCAATTTACCAAGTAGGAAATTATCTATTACATTTAGAAGATACTAGTTGGACTTCTGTAGATAGTATTCCCCCTGCTCATCATTCATCAGCTCATTTTGCAAGTGGACCAGATTGTGTCTTAAACAGTAATTATGCTGCAAGCACTTCACAGTTTGATAACTTAAATGGCTGTAATATAAGCAGCGTACATACAAATCCTGACAATAATATAGTATATAAAGATATCAGCATTGCTTTTCATCCTTATCAGTTTGATATAACAAATACCGTAACTGTAGGTGACAGTAATAAAACAACCGCTGAACAACCATTTATCTATATGGCCAACATTGATTCTAATCCAACTATATCTGTCCACCTTAATTCTATTATTCAAGCTCATGGCGCAGATGGTGCTGCTGCACTTAGCAATTATGTGACTCAATGTTATTCAGAAGACACAGCTTTTAAAATAAGTAAAAGCAGCACAAGTTCTCCACTTCTTCAACTACGTTATAATTTAAATGACTTAAATGCAACAGATATTAAAGTTTATGATCAAAATGGCACTATTGCACCAGGTAATATGAATAAAAATATCTCTGTTGTACTACCGTCTACATATTGGACGAAAACGCTTAATGGTTCTCTTAAACTTAGAACAAATATCAATTTTGATAGAAATGTCAGTCGTGCCATTAATCCTGAAAATATTAATTATACAAGATTAGATATCAATGATTCAGCTCATAAATTTACAGCAGATTTAGATAGTAATAATTTTGCTGATGGTAATAGAACAGTAAATAAACTTGTTCATCACTATTATGGAAAAACAATAGCTCCAAAAGTAACGGTACTTTGTAATGGTACTCCATGTACTACAGGTAATGATGCAAGTAATGTACATAAAACTCAAGCTCTTGTATATTTTTCAATATATTGTAACCCTCGTGATCCAGGTATAGTATGTTCTCCAGGAAATACTGTCAATAATAATCTTCCTCTTGGGTCAATCCAAACTAATGATATAAGATGGTGGACAAATCCTTATCATGATCGTAATATTGTTTCAGGTTTAAATACACCTGGTGTTGATGGTATAGTTGGTACTATTTCTGAAGTCAATTATAACAACGTTGCTGAAACTGCTCGGACACTTATAAATAATTTCACTTATGAAACCAAACTACAATATAATGGAAACAATGGCTTACCATATGACGCTGTAATGCAAATGCAATCTTCTCCATGGTTAATTTATAATGAAACCAATGCAGGTGCAACTACAAATCAATTTACAGTTGAATTTATGGGAAATAGTGATTGGAGTGGTAAATATGAAGAAGACAGTACAACTGATACGAAAATTGCACCTTCAACAGATAGGAGGATAATGTGGTAA
- the bamD gene encoding outer membrane protein assembly factor BamD translates to MQRLYKLFFTSVSVILLFSACSSKDIDEYNKPAVYWYEQIINSISDGNLDKADDYYASLQGEHIGSPLLPEATMILAIAHMYDGEYLLSEHFLDEYIKRYANENEREFAEFLKIKAKYLSLPNPRRDQVLIQDAIKEAEAFKRNYPKSDYYALVDSMLTKLYLSEAALNETIALLYDRIDKYKSAEYYRNIKPEPWINWNEVERANTPWYREWFEGDGTASWYGFLIPDTQSVVSRNSVQDTNTTK, encoded by the coding sequence ATGCAACGTCTATATAAGCTTTTCTTTACATCTGTAAGTGTGATTTTACTTTTCAGTGCTTGTTCATCAAAAGATATTGATGAATACAACAAACCGGCAGTATATTGGTATGAGCAGATTATAAATTCTATTTCAGATGGAAATTTAGATAAAGCTGATGATTATTATGCATCTTTGCAAGGTGAGCATATTGGTTCTCCTCTTTTGCCAGAAGCGACAATGATTTTGGCAATTGCACACATGTACGATGGTGAATATTTGTTAAGTGAGCATTTTTTGGATGAGTACATTAAAAGATATGCTAATGAGAATGAAAGAGAATTCGCAGAATTTTTAAAGATTAAGGCAAAATATCTGTCATTACCGAATCCAAGACGTGATCAGGTACTTATTCAAGATGCAATCAAGGAGGCTGAAGCATTTAAGAGAAATTATCCAAAATCGGATTATTATGCTTTAGTAGATTCAATGCTTACTAAACTATATCTTTCCGAAGCTGCTTTAAATGAAACAATAGCTTTACTGTATGACAGGATAGATAAATATAAATCTGCCGAGTATTATAGAAATATTAAACCTGAACCATGGATCAACTGGAATGAAGTTGAACGTGCAAATACTCCATGGTATAGAGAATGGTTTGAAGGTGATGGTACGGCGAGTTGGTATGGCTTTTTAATCCCTGATACACAAAGTGTAGTTTCAAGAAATTCTGTACAAGATACAAATACGACAAAATAA